From Humisphaera borealis, the proteins below share one genomic window:
- a CDS encoding VIT and vWA domain-containing protein: MLNCLTAFDFRVSQPRAGFILVGRRRVVAACRFLTVLLIAIMGIAMPARGDGFIVIHNPPARPVTPGHFTFAPLEVTYHRVNVEISDSVATTTVEQEFYNPNPQRLEGTYLFPLPDGTHIDKFSMDVNGKMMEAELLDAGKARQIYEDIVRQARDPALLEYAGRSAFKVRIFPIEPHSRKPVKITYTQLLKTDTGLTEYVYPLNTEKFSSKPLSQVSVKVSLKCSEPIKSLYCPSHDVEIKRDGDKAAVVGWERANVRPDTDFKVIYSRTDKPVSVDLLTYRNGPDDGYFLLLAAPGMTAPKGEIQKKDVCFVLDTSGSMSENNGKKMEQAKKALSFCLQNLNEGDRFEIVRFSTEAEPLFNELRAADKANLETAQKFVASLRPIGGTAINDALTKAMELKSKRGGDDKERPYVVIFLTDGQPTIGETNEDNILAAMNKAQEKGGAAGSTRVFSFGIGTDVNTHLLDRIASGTRAFSQYVLPDENLEVKLSNFYTKIKEPVLANVEVTFTGGDIKTTQLYPNALPDLFKGEQVILFGRYSGKGAAAVKISGTLNGQKQTFVQDVTFAEKETKNAFIPALWATRRIGFLLDEIRLRGESRELRDEVTRLAREHGIVTPYTAFLILEDESRRNVPLAMQTLRELRADAPAASSAAGRYESARDEFSDRRSRAGEKAVANAKDVDALKQQWNLEQGQRGGEELRKRPAGAPGPVATTPGGRQPQEPGQAAAAGSGGTGNEYGYRQAQNYTQQARVVNGRAFYQNGKTWTDATAQEAVAKNKALRQQEVKFNTDAYFALLKEYPESAQWLSLGEEVDVVLGDTLYQIRG, translated from the coding sequence ATGCTCAACTGCCTTACCGCCTTCGACTTCCGAGTCTCACAGCCTCGTGCGGGGTTTATCCTAGTCGGCAGGCGACGTGTCGTCGCGGCCTGCCGGTTTCTTACGGTTCTGCTGATTGCCATCATGGGAATCGCAATGCCCGCGCGAGGCGACGGCTTCATCGTGATCCACAACCCGCCGGCTCGCCCGGTGACGCCCGGGCACTTCACGTTCGCACCGCTCGAGGTCACTTATCATCGGGTCAACGTCGAGATCTCGGACAGCGTTGCCACAACCACGGTCGAACAGGAATTCTACAATCCAAACCCGCAGCGGTTGGAAGGAACTTACCTGTTCCCCCTGCCGGACGGCACTCACATCGACAAGTTCTCGATGGACGTCAACGGCAAGATGATGGAGGCCGAACTCCTCGACGCCGGTAAGGCCCGGCAAATCTATGAAGACATCGTCCGCCAGGCCCGTGATCCCGCCCTGCTCGAATACGCGGGCCGGTCGGCGTTCAAGGTTCGCATCTTCCCGATCGAGCCACACAGCCGCAAGCCCGTCAAAATCACCTATACGCAGCTTCTTAAAACAGACACCGGATTGACCGAATACGTCTATCCGCTGAACACCGAAAAGTTCAGCTCCAAGCCGCTCAGCCAGGTGTCGGTCAAGGTGAGCCTCAAGTGCTCCGAGCCTATCAAGAGCCTCTACTGTCCCAGTCACGACGTCGAGATCAAGCGAGACGGCGACAAGGCGGCGGTTGTCGGCTGGGAGCGGGCCAATGTGCGACCCGACACCGACTTCAAAGTCATCTACTCGCGCACCGACAAGCCCGTCTCCGTCGATCTGCTCACCTATCGCAACGGCCCGGACGACGGCTACTTCCTGTTGCTGGCGGCCCCGGGGATGACCGCACCCAAAGGCGAAATCCAGAAAAAGGACGTCTGCTTCGTTCTCGATACCAGCGGTTCGATGTCGGAAAACAACGGCAAGAAGATGGAGCAGGCCAAGAAGGCGCTCTCGTTCTGCCTGCAGAACCTTAACGAAGGAGACCGTTTCGAAATCGTTCGCTTCAGCACTGAAGCCGAGCCCCTGTTTAACGAACTCCGCGCTGCCGACAAGGCAAACCTGGAGACGGCACAGAAGTTCGTCGCCTCGTTACGCCCCATCGGCGGTACCGCGATCAACGACGCACTGACCAAGGCGATGGAACTAAAATCCAAGCGTGGCGGCGACGACAAGGAGCGCCCTTACGTCGTGATCTTCCTGACCGACGGGCAGCCGACGATCGGCGAGACCAACGAAGACAACATTCTTGCGGCGATGAACAAGGCACAGGAAAAAGGTGGCGCGGCCGGTTCGACCCGCGTGTTCTCCTTCGGCATCGGCACTGACGTCAACACGCACCTGCTCGACAGGATTGCATCGGGCACGCGAGCGTTCAGCCAGTACGTCCTCCCCGACGAAAACCTCGAGGTAAAGCTCAGCAACTTCTACACGAAGATCAAGGAACCGGTGCTGGCGAACGTGGAAGTGACCTTCACCGGCGGCGACATCAAGACAACGCAACTGTATCCCAACGCCCTGCCGGACCTGTTCAAGGGAGAGCAGGTCATCCTGTTCGGCCGCTACAGCGGCAAAGGTGCTGCAGCCGTAAAGATCAGCGGAACCCTCAACGGTCAGAAGCAGACGTTCGTGCAGGACGTCACGTTCGCGGAGAAGGAGACGAAGAATGCCTTCATTCCGGCACTCTGGGCGACCCGGCGTATCGGCTTCCTGCTGGACGAAATCCGCCTGCGCGGGGAGTCGAGGGAGCTTCGCGATGAAGTGACTCGGCTGGCGCGGGAGCATGGCATCGTCACGCCATATACCGCTTTCCTGATTCTCGAAGACGAGTCGCGGCGGAACGTGCCGCTGGCGATGCAGACGTTGCGGGAGTTGCGAGCCGACGCCCCCGCCGCCAGCAGTGCCGCCGGCCGATACGAATCGGCTCGCGACGAGTTCAGCGACCGCCGATCCCGCGCCGGCGAGAAGGCTGTCGCCAACGCCAAGGATGTTGACGCGCTCAAGCAGCAGTGGAATCTGGAGCAGGGCCAGCGTGGCGGCGAAGAACTGCGGAAGCGCCCCGCCGGAGCCCCCGGCCCCGTCGCGACGACGCCCGGCGGAAGGCAACCGCAAGAGCCCGGACAGGCCGCGGCGGCTGGTAGCGGCGGCACCGGCAATGAATACGGGTACCGGCAGGCACAGAATTACACCCAGCAGGCCCGTGTCGTGAACGGCCGTGCGTTCTACCAGAATGGCAAGACCTGGACCGATGCCACCGCGCAGGAGGCTGTCGCGAAGAACAAGGCTCTGCGACAGCAGGAGGTCAAGTTCAACACCGACGCCTACTTCGCACTGCTTAAGGAGTACCCTGAGTCGGCTCAGTGGCTCTCGCTGGGTGAGGAAGTAGATGTCGTGCTCGGCGACACGCTATATCAGATCCGCGGGTAG
- a CDS encoding c-type cytochrome domain-containing protein codes for MKLTPIIAASIGVFGVVAAPAFAADPLSPGERIWYAQGLTHPMVVHIPIALLLAGAIAAVLRVVFRRIPISIVYYCLAIGALGAVPSVLAGWAWAPQKDSGFIDPFDTKSDIFWHRWGGIAVTAISLAVLVWATVQLRRKHRYELKVATESAAAMRAAETGKGLTVTATQAPGQLGWQFAVVLLAGAMGWVAHDGGELAYPNNLKNIIALATGEQLPKHIAKEREKEKKTPSVPVAAPPTRPAIPAIPGTQEAVTIPSATAPASKPATVPMATTGGKIDFAKEVWPIFIDKCIYCHGEEKNKGKLRMHTEDLALVGGSDGPLYIKGNSEESLLIKHILTDDEDEVMPPPKEDKPVTAEELRILRAWVNEGAVWAPVPPAK; via the coding sequence TTGAAATTGACCCCAATCATCGCGGCATCCATCGGAGTTTTCGGCGTTGTCGCCGCGCCGGCTTTCGCCGCAGATCCCCTCTCGCCCGGCGAGCGTATCTGGTACGCCCAGGGCCTGACGCACCCGATGGTCGTGCACATCCCCATTGCACTGCTGCTGGCTGGCGCGATCGCCGCGGTGCTTCGGGTGGTGTTCCGCCGGATTCCGATCAGTATCGTCTACTACTGCCTGGCGATCGGGGCTTTGGGCGCTGTGCCGTCCGTGCTGGCCGGCTGGGCGTGGGCGCCGCAGAAGGATTCGGGCTTCATTGACCCCTTCGATACCAAGAGTGACATCTTCTGGCACCGCTGGGGCGGAATCGCCGTGACGGCGATCAGCCTGGCCGTGCTGGTCTGGGCGACCGTTCAGCTCCGCCGGAAGCACCGGTATGAACTGAAAGTGGCGACCGAAAGCGCCGCCGCGATGCGGGCTGCCGAAACCGGCAAAGGCCTGACTGTCACCGCCACCCAGGCTCCCGGACAACTCGGCTGGCAGTTCGCCGTCGTGCTGTTGGCGGGTGCGATGGGGTGGGTCGCCCATGACGGCGGTGAGTTAGCGTACCCCAACAATCTAAAGAATATCATCGCGCTGGCGACCGGGGAACAGTTGCCCAAGCACATTGCCAAGGAACGCGAAAAGGAGAAGAAGACGCCATCGGTTCCCGTTGCCGCGCCGCCGACCCGCCCGGCAATTCCCGCAATTCCCGGCACGCAGGAAGCCGTCACGATTCCGTCGGCGACCGCTCCGGCTTCCAAGCCGGCGACCGTCCCCATGGCCACTACCGGCGGGAAGATCGACTTCGCCAAGGAAGTGTGGCCCATCTTCATCGACAAGTGCATCTACTGCCACGGCGAAGAGAAGAACAAGGGTAAGCTCCGCATGCATACCGAGGATCTGGCCTTGGTCGGCGGGAGCGACGGCCCGCTCTACATCAAGGGAAACAGCGAGGAAAGCCTGCTTATCAAGCACATTCTGACCGACGACGAGGACGAAGTAATGCCCCCGCCGAAGGAAGACAAACCGGTCACGGCCGAAGAACTCCGAATCCTTCGCGCGTGGGTGAACGAAGGTGCCGTCTGGGCACCGGTTCCGCCGGCCAAGTAG
- a CDS encoding Ig-like domain-containing protein produces MFGRFRTQSRPVDRRQLSPSSEIGGLRSRLVVARAWCPVVETLESRQMLAGDLGTSGTATGGSGTQVLAAALASPSVSAVRPANGTTGVRRDAFIACDLSLPNGGLDPTTLNGSVTVVRVSDGAVVPGTSGTSGGGDSIVFQPHVYLDPNTLYQFNVTVGVKDVTGTSMTPFSSTFTTGTVGGPAASAINFTKVEQAAAQAKEYTSVVIGPDGKLYAGTLDGVIQRFDVGADGTLSNKQSISTVNTANGGARSIIGLVFAPSSTSSNLVLFVTHTQQAETNGTNWTGKISRLSGANLGTYQDYVTNLPRSVRDHLTNQATFGPDGALYVSQGANTAMGAADLSWGNRNENRLSAAILRLDVNAIATRITNGQGALNAKTTEAGGTYNPYAPGAPLTLYATGVRNGYDLVWHSNGKLYTAVNGSAAGGNTPASNTTSGARPPSGGLYSGPVIPGLTNVRETEHDWLFNVQQGKYYGHPNPSRGEFAFNGGNPTSGVDPQEIASYPVGVKPDVNWAPAAYDFGQSYSPNGMIEYKSDTFGGALKGKLLVVRYSGGDDIIALTPNLSGGIDASQTIAGIGGQAAFTDPVDLIEYRNPANASDPRNGMLFIAEFGGQKITLLRPSNVTVPPSPPPGPSTDGSGGPTSVTTVKGTSILLDKGVLVMNAVRGQTSGAAKLRITNTSTTNLSITGLAISGGEAGNFQITATQGLPGVLTPGATVTVQVVYKAPAATTLGIHTSSLVITSADASKPSITVPLRGLATAGTGGQNEPSLQRLFDLYQLNINTGDKNAANTDLYNLTESLGASDEVVAQRFVKSVSGPIIIQTLGTFAGGSPAARFGYYTAGSPTSKTEVLTINSTEAQSVTLNPNGPGSFDPGAATFGLYITFPIFGNTAYSEDNLNTGELTAADRRKVRFYPLKNADGTIVPNAYVFTSEDYVNGNGSFDVNDFIGIIRNVKIAAPSVTAEVTYENLDGVPYNDRLVFNRIGVQPPAQLKDPETGLFYQPPNNVVHDTGSLKITNNKSTPITISSLVLSNASAWRITGGPAAGTVLLPGQSVTVTIKFVATAPPTTTVNETIDLTGRSKNANGTYKNTLTITTTDGPKVIELRGYYQLKNEQDQEANLPTIINTIFGFGTQILKPGEALNTGGKRTAVGEEVLSGLWQRVDANQPVTVRQLVAYQSQGDTAKLSWYEKSNMALKGLITHSGVEAQSLLPRTTAGATGANAFNPTGSFGFRVDSEWSEDQLNKQEQPGGNYGHHIRFWPARDRSGNLIPNAYIMGMDYLARNYDFQDNVFLITNVKAANGAGPSPTNPGPVEPPPPTTGPTLAGLTLLDAATDAPLGSFADGAVLDLTGGKQYTVRAEPGPTAIGSVVFSVNGSVVRTENFSPYSIAGEVGSDYTPWSVPTGASTLIATAYSGQNGTGVAGTPIVVNFSTAGTPTVPPPVTFSPVSINFQPAAAPAVAGYTIDAGDIYAARNGLTYGWSASNADAVADREINADQLLDTNVGVKAGTRWELAVPNGTYTVTVGVGDAAATSTNNVWVEGQQLFNYQGLAANVFASKSITVTVNDGKLSIGIGGAATGATHLTHLQVAAPGSPAVPPTSPPPVSPPASPPPATTFGVTTLTLVDATTDQDVATIVDGMTIDFSGGRTYSIRANTAGVTKSAVFKLDGNVVRVESARPFAIAGDIGAVVGTDTADYQPWVVSNGAHTLDVQGFSLANGGGLAGSSVIRSVIVTGL; encoded by the coding sequence CTTCCGAACGGCGGGCTCGATCCCACGACGCTCAACGGTTCTGTGACCGTCGTCAGGGTGTCTGACGGCGCGGTCGTGCCGGGAACCTCCGGCACCAGCGGTGGCGGCGATTCCATTGTGTTCCAGCCCCACGTCTATCTCGACCCCAACACGCTCTACCAGTTCAACGTGACCGTCGGCGTGAAAGACGTCACCGGCACCTCGATGACCCCGTTCTCCAGCACCTTCACGACCGGTACGGTCGGCGGGCCGGCTGCGAGCGCCATCAACTTCACGAAGGTCGAGCAGGCTGCGGCACAGGCGAAGGAGTATACCTCGGTCGTCATCGGCCCGGACGGCAAGCTTTACGCCGGCACTCTGGACGGCGTGATCCAGCGGTTCGATGTTGGCGCCGACGGCACGCTCAGCAATAAGCAGTCGATTAGCACGGTCAACACGGCCAACGGCGGAGCACGGTCCATCATCGGGCTGGTCTTTGCCCCATCCAGCACCTCGTCGAACCTGGTTCTTTTCGTCACCCACACCCAGCAGGCCGAAACCAACGGCACCAACTGGACCGGCAAAATCAGCCGCCTCAGCGGCGCGAACCTGGGAACCTACCAGGACTACGTGACGAACCTGCCCAGGTCCGTCCGCGACCACCTGACCAACCAGGCGACCTTCGGCCCCGACGGGGCGTTGTACGTATCCCAGGGTGCCAATACCGCGATGGGCGCTGCCGATCTGTCGTGGGGTAACCGCAACGAAAACCGTCTCAGCGCCGCGATTCTGCGGCTCGATGTCAACGCGATCGCCACGCGAATCACCAACGGCCAGGGCGCGCTCAACGCCAAGACCACCGAGGCCGGCGGAACCTACAACCCCTATGCCCCGGGCGCACCGCTGACGCTTTACGCCACCGGCGTTCGCAACGGCTACGACCTGGTCTGGCACTCCAACGGCAAGCTTTACACCGCCGTCAACGGATCGGCTGCGGGCGGCAACACGCCTGCGTCGAACACCACGTCCGGCGCGCGGCCCCCTTCGGGCGGGCTCTATTCCGGCCCGGTCATCCCCGGACTGACGAACGTCCGCGAAACCGAGCACGACTGGCTGTTTAACGTTCAGCAGGGCAAGTACTACGGCCATCCCAACCCGTCGCGCGGCGAGTTCGCGTTCAACGGCGGCAACCCGACCAGCGGCGTGGACCCCCAGGAGATCGCGTCGTATCCGGTCGGCGTGAAGCCCGACGTCAACTGGGCGCCGGCCGCCTATGACTTCGGCCAGAGCTACTCCCCGAACGGGATGATCGAGTACAAGAGCGACACCTTCGGCGGAGCCCTCAAGGGCAAACTGCTGGTGGTCCGCTATTCCGGCGGCGACGACATCATCGCGCTGACCCCCAACCTCAGCGGCGGCATTGATGCCTCTCAGACCATTGCCGGCATTGGCGGCCAGGCCGCATTTACCGATCCCGTCGACCTGATCGAATACCGCAACCCGGCCAATGCCAGCGATCCGCGCAACGGCATGCTCTTCATCGCCGAGTTCGGCGGACAGAAGATCACGCTCCTGCGTCCCAGCAACGTGACGGTCCCTCCGTCCCCGCCGCCCGGTCCTTCGACCGACGGCTCCGGCGGCCCCACGTCGGTGACCACCGTCAAGGGCACGAGCATCCTGCTCGACAAGGGTGTCCTGGTCATGAACGCCGTCCGCGGCCAGACCAGTGGTGCGGCCAAGCTTCGGATCACCAACACCAGCACCACCAACCTGAGCATCACCGGGCTGGCAATCTCCGGCGGAGAGGCCGGCAACTTCCAGATCACCGCGACCCAGGGTCTGCCCGGCGTTCTGACGCCGGGGGCGACGGTCACCGTGCAGGTGGTCTACAAGGCACCGGCCGCGACGACGCTGGGGATTCATACCTCGTCGCTCGTCATCACCAGCGCCGACGCGAGCAAGCCGTCGATCACTGTCCCGCTCCGCGGGCTCGCGACCGCCGGCACCGGCGGACAGAACGAACCCTCGCTTCAGCGGCTGTTCGACCTGTATCAGCTCAACATCAATACCGGCGATAAGAACGCCGCCAACACCGATCTCTACAACCTCACCGAAAGCCTCGGTGCCAGTGACGAAGTCGTTGCACAGCGATTCGTGAAGTCGGTCAGCGGGCCGATCATCATCCAGACGCTGGGCACCTTCGCCGGTGGATCACCGGCGGCGCGGTTCGGCTACTACACCGCCGGAAGCCCCACCAGCAAGACCGAAGTGCTGACGATCAACAGCACCGAAGCCCAGAGCGTGACCCTGAATCCCAATGGGCCCGGAAGCTTCGACCCCGGCGCTGCCACTTTTGGCCTGTACATCACGTTCCCGATCTTCGGCAACACGGCTTACAGCGAGGACAACCTCAACACCGGCGAACTCACCGCCGCCGACCGCCGCAAGGTTCGCTTCTACCCGCTCAAGAATGCCGACGGCACGATCGTCCCCAACGCCTACGTGTTCACGAGCGAGGATTACGTCAACGGCAACGGTTCGTTCGACGTCAATGACTTCATCGGCATCATCCGCAACGTGAAGATCGCCGCACCGTCGGTCACTGCAGAAGTCACCTACGAGAACCTCGACGGCGTTCCGTACAACGACCGCCTGGTGTTCAACCGCATCGGCGTGCAGCCACCGGCGCAGCTCAAGGACCCCGAGACCGGTCTGTTCTATCAGCCGCCGAACAACGTCGTTCACGACACCGGCTCGCTCAAGATCACGAACAACAAGAGCACGCCGATCACGATCAGTTCGCTCGTGCTTAGCAATGCCTCGGCATGGCGGATCACCGGTGGACCGGCGGCTGGCACCGTTCTTCTTCCGGGCCAGTCGGTGACGGTCACAATCAAGTTCGTCGCCACCGCGCCGCCGACCACGACCGTCAACGAAACGATCGACCTGACCGGCCGCAGCAAGAACGCTAACGGCACGTACAAGAACACGCTGACGATCACCACCACCGATGGCCCGAAGGTCATCGAACTCCGCGGCTACTACCAGCTCAAGAACGAGCAGGACCAGGAAGCGAATCTCCCGACGATCATCAACACGATCTTCGGGTTCGGAACCCAGATCCTTAAGCCGGGCGAAGCGCTAAACACCGGCGGCAAGCGGACCGCCGTCGGCGAGGAAGTGCTCAGCGGCCTCTGGCAGCGCGTGGACGCGAATCAGCCGGTGACGGTGCGGCAGCTCGTCGCGTATCAGAGCCAGGGCGATACGGCCAAGCTTTCGTGGTACGAGAAGTCGAACATGGCGCTGAAGGGGCTGATCACGCACAGCGGTGTCGAGGCGCAGAGCCTGCTCCCCAGGACCACCGCCGGCGCGACGGGCGCCAACGCGTTCAACCCGACGGGCAGCTTCGGTTTCCGCGTGGACAGCGAATGGAGCGAGGACCAGCTCAACAAGCAGGAACAGCCCGGTGGCAACTACGGTCACCACATCCGGTTCTGGCCGGCGCGAGACCGCAGCGGCAACCTGATCCCCAATGCGTACATCATGGGGATGGATTACCTGGCGCGGAACTACGACTTCCAGGACAACGTCTTCCTTATCACCAACGTCAAAGCGGCCAACGGTGCAGGACCTTCGCCGACCAACCCGGGCCCGGTCGAACCGCCGCCCCCGACTACAGGCCCCACGCTGGCCGGGCTTACGCTGCTCGATGCCGCCACCGATGCGCCGCTCGGTTCATTCGCTGACGGGGCGGTGCTCGATCTGACCGGCGGCAAGCAGTACACGGTTCGTGCCGAACCGGGTCCGACCGCCATCGGCAGCGTGGTGTTCAGCGTCAACGGCAGTGTGGTCCGCACGGAAAACTTCAGCCCGTACAGCATTGCCGGTGAAGTCGGCTCCGACTACACGCCGTGGTCAGTGCCCACGGGTGCCAGCACCCTGATCGCGACGGCCTACTCCGGTCAGAACGGTACGGGCGTCGCGGGTACGCCGATCGTCGTGAACTTCTCCACCGCCGGCACCCCGACCGTGCCTCCGCCGGTGACGTTCTCGCCGGTCAGCATTAACTTCCAGCCGGCCGCGGCACCCGCGGTAGCGGGCTACACGATCGATGCCGGCGACATCTACGCCGCCCGCAACGGTTTGACCTATGGCTGGTCCGCGTCCAACGCCGATGCCGTTGCCGACCGGGAGATCAACGCCGATCAGTTGCTCGACACGAACGTCGGCGTGAAGGCCGGTACCCGCTGGGAGCTTGCAGTACCCAACGGAACTTACACCGTCACGGTGGGCGTCGGCGATGCAGCCGCGACATCGACGAACAACGTCTGGGTGGAAGGCCAGCAGTTATTCAACTACCAGGGCCTGGCCGCCAATGTGTTTGCGAGCAAGTCGATCACTGTCACGGTGAATGACGGAAAGCTCAGTATTGGCATCGGCGGTGCGGCGACGGGTGCGACGCACCTGACGCACCTCCAGGTCGCCGCCCCCGGCAGCCCGGCCGTACCACCGACCTCTCCGCCACCGGTGTCGCCGCCGGCGTCTCCCCCGCCCGCGACCACTTTCGGTGTCACCACCCTGACACTGGTCGACGCGACGACGGATCAGGACGTCGCCACCATCGTCGATGGCATGACCATCGACTTCAGCGGCGGCCGGACCTACAGCATCCGGGCCAACACCGCCGGCGTTACCAAGAGCGCGGTCTTCAAGCTCGACGGCAATGTCGTGCGGGTGGAAAGCGCTCGACCGTTCGCAATCGCCGGAGACATCGGAGCGGTCGTCGGGACGGATACCGCCGACTACCAGCCGTGGGTCGTCTCCAACGGCGCGCACACCCTTGATGTCCAGGGATTCAGCCTGGCCAATGGCGGCGGGTTGGCCGGTTCATCGGTCATCCGGTCGGTCATCGTGACAGGGCTGTAA